The Vigna angularis cultivar LongXiaoDou No.4 chromosome 9, ASM1680809v1, whole genome shotgun sequence DNA window ttggaatttgtttaatttgtacatcaaaaatagaaaataattaggGTTAAATCTTCTATTAATACCATTTTGTTTATGTGCTTCTTTTGACTGTTCAGAAGGCATTTGAATCGTCTAAGGATGTGTCTGTGAAATGTAGGGTGTGCCGAGAATTTTTGACATAAGATGTTTgaaaatttccttttatttatgtGGTTGAGGGTGATcctcaaaaatcaaaatttgtgttcttacaattacaaataaaaacatgaattaTCATCGagttaaaacttaatttttatattaatttttgttagaaaatttaaatcaactagtataaaaccaatttataataaataagtaaatacaaatataattttatagattagttttataaaaattaaattgaacttaaattttacttcttaactaatttaattttaattcaatgagTAATGATGGTTGCATTTAATGAGTAATAGATAAGCTGAGTAATGTTATAAGTGTGTATATTATGTAAATAGACCAAGGATGTTTAATGTGCATGTGAGAAGAGtccatattttaaatatatgtgcATGTGAGACATATGTAATGTTATAATGGTACATGTGTGGGTgagaaaaaagataattttgagTTCGTGCATGTGTAACGTCTACGTGTCTGAGAGAAAAtaaatgttgtttgtttttgtgtatTTATTGTCTCTCTGTCTGaatgttaaaaatagtttaatgttAGTAGGTGCTATGACGAGAAACATAATGATTAAGTGTATTCATGTAAGGTAATACATCTAATGTCATAATATTaaacgtttttttttattttacatcaTTTGCATAGTTGAAAACAGGGGTATTTtggttatgaaaaaaattaacttttatatttataaagaaaataaaattgaagggTAAAATAGTAAATGTAAATGTTTGTAAAACTTTGTTGGATGTCAAAATAATTGTATTCATCCTAGTTGTATTAGTGTAAGTATTTTTTACACTGAATAAAAAGACGAGTAACTGAGATACGTTAATTTACaagaattaaaaaagttaatttataaagaaaaacatcGTGGGATTTTCGTTCCTTTTCAAATAACAAAGGTTAGATGATAAttgaatagatttttttttacgttttttattGTGCATAATAGAGCTTTAATCCATGCAAAGATTATAGAGAGATTCATTTCTTAATCAAGGAGTGGAGTGTTTGAAACGTAAAACTGTGAATGAATGTCTTGATTCATATTTCTATTTGTTCTTACCTTGGTGGTTATATAGTTGTGTGCAAGCTCAGTTAGTCCTTACTCTGTGACATGTGAATGTGGTTCATAAGTGATCTTGCATTCGAAGAAAGTTGCACGAGTGAGGTGTTTTGTTAGTGCATTGTTGATAACCACTCTATTGGAGTTGGTTTGAAGATCATGTCAAGCAATATCTCAACCATTTAACACTTTTATATACTTGGTTCCATGAATGGAAATACAAAATATGAACTTCTCAAATAAACATGAAAGAAGGAATGAATCATGCAAATTAATACATGATCAGTTATGTaaagaaataatcgattatactttaAACAAAAGTACataattgatttttcttccGCATAACCAATTATATGCTTCATTTTTGAAGCATAATCAGTTATCTACTtccataatcaattatgttgaagcttttttatttgttatattttgctCATTCTTTTTGCATGGCTTAGAGTGCTTATGAAATGTATAAATTGAAGCATATAATATGGATAATGGAGTGGTGTTTGTGTATGCTGTTGTAGGTCTTGTTGGTGTAGTTCTTATGCGCtgaaacactacaaaaaagaagggcattaccgaaggccagaagccctcggaaacagcccaaaaccgtcggtaaaaggtatttaccgaaggcttatcgacggccaaaaagccctcggtaaatcccttgtcgctaacatttaccgagggctttcgcccttcggtaattaccgagggccaaaagccttcggtaattaccgagggccaaaagccttcggtaatttccgaagggcgaaaaaaaaaacagagcaTTGGGGTGCTGCAGAATGTGATGCATATATATCTAAACTAAAGCTCTACAAAGTAAAACAGCAAAAGAACCAAAAATGTAGcttttgtattaaatatatacattaaaagaAACAAGATGAAAAATGCACAATGGAAGCTAGGTATCTAAACacaaattatttcttaaattgcTTTCGTTTTGCATTTTAGCCAGGTGTTACTACTAGGactcatttttataaatttagctAAAATGTGCAAGCTTCAATTTGAAATACTGGCACAGACAAGCACAGGCCACCAGGCATAACTAATTTGATCcataatttattgaattatgGGCAAGCTCTCATCATACCAAACGAATAGCTTCATCAATCACATTTTTGTAGCCTCTCTTGAACCGATGGTGTTTGCCACCTAAGAAAAACAGTACCAGCAAGTTATTAACTCTAATCTGTTTTCAAGTAATTTTCTATTcgaattcaatgaaaaatacTCTAGTTCATGATGAAATCTTAAAAGAAGGTGAGAAAGGCCAACTAAAAGGTCATGGCAGTTTAGATTCCTACCCAGTTTCTTCTCGATAAAGGTAGTAAGCCCATCGGAAGTCACACTGTCTGTGACAATAGTTGTTCCAGGATGCTACAGAAAATGAGAGAAGGAAAAGACTGATGAGAAATAATTGATACAGGGAAATGTGAGGTTAAGAAACCAGATCTGCAATAAGCTAAAGTTAAAAACCTTACTTCCTCAAGAACAATAGCTGCCATTAAGGCAATCAAACGATTCCGATTAAATTCACGACCAGTGAAATCCACAGCAGCAGATCTACATATGAAAGTGGTTGATGCTCAA harbors:
- the LOC108347315 gene encoding uncharacterized protein LOC108347315 — its product is MKAITQAVLDNKADLGIIFDTDVDRSAAVDFTGREFNRNRLIALMAAIVLEEHPGTTIVTDSVTSDGLTTFIEKKLGGKHHRFKRGYKNVIDEAIRLV